One genomic region from Thunnus maccoyii chromosome 16, fThuMac1.1, whole genome shotgun sequence encodes:
- the rdh12 gene encoding retinol dehydrogenase 12, with translation MLLLLIIAGLGVVTLLVISFAPHIRQYAAGGVCKSTTRLDGKTVLITGANTGIGKETALDLAMRGARVIMACRDTEKGEEAAASIRAAYPKAQVEVRELDLADTCSIRAFAQKFLREVTQLHILINNAGVMMCPYTKTVDGFEMHIGVNHLGHFLLTFLLIGLLKRSAPARIVVVSSLAHNFGWIRFHDLHSQGSYNSGLAYCQSKLANVLFARESARRLKGSNVTVNSVHPGTVNSDLTRHSTLMTILFTVLSMFLKTPREGAQTSIYCAVAEELHSISGKHFSDCAPAFVAPQGRSEDTAKRLWDVSCELLGIEWD, from the exons ATGTTGCTTTTATTAATTATCGCAGGCCTCGGAGTGGTGACGTTACTGGTGATTTCATTTGCACCACACATACG ACAATATGCAGCAGGAGGAGTTTGCAAGTCTACAACTCGTCTGGATGGGAAGACCGTCCTCATCACTGGAGCCAACACAGGGATCGGGAAGGAGACGGCCCTGGATCTGGCAATGCGAG GGGCTCGGGTGATTATGGCATGCCGAGACACAGAAAAAGGTGAGGAGGCTGCAGCCAGTATCCGAGCTGCGTACCCCAAAGCACAAGTGGAGGTTCGAGAGCTCGATTTGGCAGATACCTGCTCTATACGAGCCTTCGCACAGAAATTCCTGAGAG AGGTCACCCAACTTCATATCCTTATCAATAACGCGGGGGTGATGATGTGCCCTTACACGAAAACAGTTGATGGCTTTGAGATGCATATTGGGGTCAATCACTTAG GTCACTTCCTGTTGACGTTCCTCCTGATCGGGCTGTTGAAGCGCAGTGCGCCGGCCCGGATCGTGGTGGTCTCGTCTCTTGCTCATAATTTCGGCTGGATCCGTTTCCATGACCTTCACAGCCAGGGCAGCTACAACAGCGGATTAGCATACTGCCAGAGCAAGCTGGCAAATGTGCTCTTTGCCAGAGAGTCTGCACGTAGACTAAAAg GCTCCAATGTGACAGTGAACTCAGTCCATCCTGGGACGGTGAACTCTGACCTGACCAGACACTCGACCCTCATGACGATACTTTTCACCGTCTTGTCTATGTTCCTGAAAACTCCACGGGAAGGAGCGCAGACCAGCATCTACTGTGCCGTGGCAGAGGAGCTACACTCGATCTCTGGGAAACACTTCAG CGACTGCGCCCCTGCCTTTGTAGCCCCACAGGGCAGGAGTGAGGACACAGCCAAGAGACTATGGGACGTCAGCTGCGAGCTTCTTGGTATCGAGTGGGACTGA